A stretch of Bos taurus isolate L1 Dominette 01449 registration number 42190680 breed Hereford chromosome 5, ARS-UCD2.0, whole genome shotgun sequence DNA encodes these proteins:
- the TUBA8 gene encoding tubulin alpha-8 chain has protein sequence MRECISVHVGQAGVQIGNACWELFCLEHGIQADGTFGAQASKIHDDDSFTTFFSETGNGKHVPRAVMVDLEPTVVDEVRAGTYRHLFHPEQLITGKEDAANNYARGHYTVGKESIDLVLDRIRKLTDACSGLQGFLIFHSFGGGTGSGFTSLLMERLSLDYGKKSKLEFAIYPAPQVSTAVVEPYNSILTTHTTLEHSDCAFMVDNEAIYDICRRNLDIERPTYTNLNRLISQIVSSITASLRFDGALNVDLTEFQTNLVPYPRIHFPLVTYAPIISAEKAYHEQLSVAEITSSCFEPNSQMVKCDPRHGKYMACCMLYRGDVVPKDVNVAIAAIKTKRTIQFVDWCPTGFKVGINYQPPTVVPGGDLAKVQRAVCMLSNTTAIAEAWARLDHKFDLMYAKRAFVHWYVGEGMEEGEFSEAREDLAALEKDYEEVGTDSFEEENEGEEF, from the exons ATG CGGGAATGCATATCCGTCCACGTGGGCCAGGCTGGGGTCCAGATCGGAAATGCCTGCTGGGAGCTCTTCTGCCTGGAGCATGGCATCCAGGCCGATGGCACCTTTGGTGCGCAGGCCAGCAAGATCCATGACGATGACTCCTTCACCACGTTCTTCAGCGAGACCGGCAATGGGAAGCACGTGCCCCGGGCCGTCATGGTCGACCTGGAGCCCACAGTGGTGG ATGAGGTTCGGGCCGGAACGTACCGCCACCTCTTCCATCCGGAGCAGCTGATCACAGGAAAAGAGGATGCAGCTAACAACTATGCCCGGGGCCACTACACGGTGGGCAAGGAGAGCATCGACCTGGTGCTGGACCGCATCCGCAAGCTG ACAGATGCCTGCTCGGGCCTGCAGGGCTTCCTCATCTTCCACAGCTTCGGGGGCGGCACCGGCTCGGGCTTCACATCTCTGCTCATGGAGCGGCTTTCCCTGGACTACGGCAAGAAGTCCAAGCTGGAGTTTGCCATCTACCCGGCCCCCCAGGTCTCCACGGCCGTGGTGGAGCCTTACAACTCCATCCTGACCACGCACACGACCCTGGAGCACTCGGACTGCGCCTTCATGGTGGACAACGAAGCCATCTACGACATCTGCCGGCGCAACCTGGACATCGAGCGGCCCACGTACACCAACCTCAACCGGCTCATCAGCCAGATCGTGTCCTCCATCACGGCCTCCCTGCGCTTTGACGGCGCCCTCAACGTGGACCTGACCGAGTTCCAGACCAACCTGGTGCCCTATCCCCGCATCCACTTCCCACTGGTCACCTACGCGCCCATCATCTCAGCCGAGAAGGCCTACCACGAGCAGCTGTCCGTGGCCGAGATCACCAGCTCCTGCTTTGAGCCCAACAGCCAGATGGTGAAGTGCGACCCTCGCCACGGCAAGTACATGGCCTGCTGCATGCTCTACCGGGGGGACGTGGTGCCCAAGGACGTGAACGTCGCCATTGCCGCCATCAAGACCAAGAGGACTATCCAGTTTGTGGACTGGTGTCCCACGGGCTTCAAG GTGGGCATCAACTACCAGCCCCCCACGGTGGTCCCCGGAGGAGACCTGGCCAAGGTGCAGCGGGCCGTGTGCATGCTGAGCAACACCACGGCCATCGCCGAGGCCTGGGCCCGCCTGGACCACAAGTTCGACCTCATGTACGCCAAGCGCGCCTTCGTGCACTGGTACGTCGGCGAGGGGATGGAAGAAGGCGAGTTTTCCGAGGCCCGGGAGGACCtggctgccctggagaaggattATGAGGAAGTGGGGACTGATTCATTTGAAGAAGAGAATGAAGGGGAGGAATTTTAA